A window of Haloarcula sp. H-GB4 contains these coding sequences:
- a CDS encoding bacterio-opsin activator domain-containing protein gives MSRQLGDSRAVTRVEFALSDGSYPFVSVSEAEACTVILEKCLPQTDDMYAEFFSVEGARPSRLVERIEDANGGEARVLERTSDGGLVEIDVRDNCPVVSLADVGAVPQTVRSVDGEGTVVADVPGQIETGSVIDSFLTAHPEAELAAKKQRESIVPLFGFQNYASHTESLTNRQQEVLSTAHEAGYYSWPREATAADLAELLDISEPTLHKHLRAAEQKLVATMFACPHDERATDTDS, from the coding sequence ATGTCCCGACAGCTTGGCGACAGCCGGGCGGTAACCCGTGTGGAGTTTGCTCTCTCTGATGGGTCGTATCCCTTTGTGTCGGTGTCTGAAGCCGAAGCGTGTACCGTGATTCTTGAAAAATGCCTCCCGCAGACGGACGATATGTACGCGGAGTTTTTTTCAGTCGAGGGTGCTCGCCCCAGCCGTCTTGTCGAGCGCATCGAAGACGCCAACGGCGGTGAGGCGCGAGTGCTTGAACGCACCAGCGACGGTGGGCTCGTCGAAATCGACGTGCGAGATAACTGTCCCGTTGTCTCGCTTGCGGATGTCGGGGCGGTACCACAGACCGTCCGGAGTGTCGATGGTGAAGGGACTGTCGTAGCTGATGTCCCGGGTCAAATCGAGACGGGGTCGGTTATCGATTCGTTCCTGACTGCCCATCCGGAGGCCGAACTCGCGGCGAAGAAACAGCGTGAGTCTATCGTCCCGCTGTTCGGGTTCCAGAACTATGCGTCCCACACCGAGTCACTGACCAACCGACAGCAGGAGGTTCTTTCGACGGCCCACGAAGCAGGGTACTACAGCTGGCCCCGCGAGGCGACAGCCGCGGACCTGGCTGAACTCCTCGATATCTCGGAGCCCACGCTCCACAAGCATCTCCGGGCTGCCGAACAGAAACTCGTCGCGACCATGTTCGCCTGCCCGCACGACGAACGGGCCACTGACACAGACAGCTGA
- a CDS encoding acyltransferase yields MTKRHVSLPPLAEEGLRAFIDEVDERLSGDEDTCDVVTDVLVDLHGDREAYERWQDGADISPAERVRLQGYDPCNTTLESEYYAEKDEERFKRSKHLQWLWRQFDATPMADNVEFALRFRRMLADHLFESCGEGCRFFKGISFTYGHNIEVGDNVVVHDDVHLDDRGKLTIGDRVSISDDTHVYSHDHDAVDQTHVDNYHTIIEDDVRLTYDSMVRAGVKVGENAILAAKSIAGTDIPAHHIAAGTPAKSLTVKDGWESVAEPIEGANVDRRTERQLPADLPDTLEQFDEFQRDLSPPDHE; encoded by the coding sequence ATGACGAAGCGTCACGTGTCGCTGCCACCGCTCGCCGAAGAGGGGCTCAGGGCGTTCATCGACGAGGTCGATGAACGCCTCTCCGGTGACGAGGACACCTGCGATGTTGTCACTGACGTGCTTGTCGACCTCCACGGCGACCGGGAGGCCTACGAGCGCTGGCAGGACGGCGCGGATATCTCCCCGGCCGAGCGGGTCCGGCTCCAGGGCTATGACCCCTGCAACACGACCCTCGAAAGCGAGTACTACGCCGAGAAAGACGAGGAGCGGTTCAAACGCTCGAAACACCTCCAGTGGCTCTGGCGGCAGTTCGACGCGACGCCGATGGCGGACAACGTCGAGTTCGCGCTCCGGTTCCGTCGGATGCTCGCCGACCATCTCTTCGAGTCCTGTGGCGAGGGCTGTCGCTTCTTCAAGGGCATCTCTTTTACCTACGGCCACAACATCGAGGTCGGCGACAACGTCGTCGTCCACGACGACGTCCATCTGGACGACCGCGGGAAACTCACAATCGGCGACCGCGTCTCTATCTCTGACGATACCCACGTCTACAGCCACGACCACGACGCCGTCGACCAGACCCACGTCGACAACTACCACACCATCATCGAAGACGATGTACGCCTGACCTACGACTCGATGGTCCGGGCCGGTGTGAAGGTCGGCGAAAACGCCATACTTGCGGCGAAGTCCATCGCCGGCACGGATATCCCCGCCCATCACATCGCTGCCGGCACACCGGCGAAGTCGCTGACGGTCAAGGACGGCTGGGAGTCCGTCGCGGAGCCGATTGAGGGGGCGAACGTTGACCGCCGCACCGAGCGGCAACTGCCGGCTGACTTGCCCGATACTCTGGAGCAGTTTGATGAGTTCCAGCGCGACCTCTCGCCGCCGGACCACGAGTAA
- a CDS encoding HalOD1 output domain-containing protein, which produces MSGRSPSVIEVHGTDQSIVMAVVRAVATAERQPVETLPPLADSINPDALRACIADSNTNGHVAFDYSGYRVVVDTDGTVTVDE; this is translated from the coding sequence GTGTCTGGAAGATCACCAAGTGTTATAGAAGTCCACGGCACCGACCAGTCCATCGTCATGGCAGTCGTTCGTGCCGTGGCAACCGCGGAGAGACAGCCGGTCGAGACGCTCCCGCCGCTGGCCGACAGTATCAATCCGGATGCACTGAGGGCGTGCATCGCTGATTCGAACACCAACGGGCACGTGGCGTTCGACTACAGCGGCTATCGTGTGGTTGTCGACACCGATGGAACCGTCACTGTAGACGAGTAG
- the nucS gene encoding endonuclease NucS: MTAVETLTYPDPADALDLASRNADRGALVTLVGTCTVEYEGRAASSLGLGDRHVMLKPDGAALVHTDEGQQPVNWQPPGCEHSISVDDGSLVVRSTRSTPEELLEVTFETVAHAAAFDVTDSKDLALTGTEADLKDRILDEPGLVEPGFTPLATERETPAGAVDIYGEDADGRTTILELKRRRVGPDAVGQLGRYVDALERDLHADTDVRGILVAPSVTDRARQLLAEKGLEFVSLEPP; this comes from the coding sequence GTGACTGCCGTCGAGACGCTGACTTACCCCGACCCCGCCGACGCGCTGGATCTTGCGTCGCGCAATGCCGACCGCGGCGCGCTGGTGACACTCGTCGGCACCTGTACGGTCGAGTACGAGGGGCGGGCGGCTAGCTCGCTGGGGCTTGGCGACCGCCACGTGATGCTCAAGCCCGACGGAGCCGCGCTAGTCCACACCGATGAAGGCCAGCAGCCGGTGAACTGGCAGCCACCGGGCTGTGAACACAGCATTAGCGTCGACGACGGCTCGCTGGTTGTTCGTTCCACGCGGTCGACCCCCGAAGAGTTGCTCGAAGTGACCTTTGAGACAGTCGCCCACGCCGCTGCCTTCGATGTGACCGACTCGAAAGACCTCGCACTCACCGGAACGGAGGCCGACCTGAAAGACCGCATTCTTGACGAGCCGGGGTTGGTTGAACCGGGCTTTACACCGCTTGCGACCGAACGCGAGACCCCCGCCGGCGCGGTCGACATTTATGGCGAGGACGCCGACGGTCGGACGACGATACTCGAACTCAAGCGCCGGCGCGTGGGGCCCGATGCAGTCGGCCAACTGGGGCGGTATGTTGATGCGTTAGAACGCGACCTGCACGCCGACACTGATGTCCGGGGTATCCTCGTCGCTCCGTCGGTGACCGACCGGGCACGTCAGTTACTCGCCGAGAAGGGACTGGAGTTCGTCTCGCTGGAGCCACCGTAA
- a CDS encoding ATPase domain-containing protein, whose amino-acid sequence MRLSSGVPGFDELIEGGLLPNRLYVVSGPPGSGKTTFCSQFITQGVKDGETCLYVTMHETKTELMQDMAGYDFGFDRAMQSDAIQFLNLVTESGKRTITQFGSEGGLTNRLVAYIRQNDIQRVVIDSTMLLQHFMADVEDEITGFLSALKQTDATTLLISEMTDPSSYSDEHYLAHGVVFFHNFLENGSMTRGVQVIKMRGTAIDCDIREISFSDAGLQVHTDRKVET is encoded by the coding sequence ATGCGTCTCTCTAGTGGGGTCCCCGGATTCGACGAACTCATTGAGGGGGGGTTACTCCCGAATCGTCTTTACGTGGTCAGTGGCCCGCCGGGCAGCGGGAAGACAACCTTCTGTTCACAGTTTATTACACAGGGCGTCAAGGACGGCGAAACGTGCCTGTACGTGACGATGCACGAGACCAAGACGGAGTTGATGCAGGACATGGCCGGCTACGACTTCGGCTTCGACCGGGCCATGCAGTCTGATGCCATCCAGTTCCTTAACCTCGTCACCGAGAGCGGGAAGCGAACTATCACACAGTTTGGCAGCGAGGGCGGCCTGACGAACCGACTCGTTGCCTACATTAGACAGAACGACATCCAGCGGGTCGTCATTGACTCGACGATGCTGTTACAGCACTTCATGGCCGATGTCGAAGACGAGATTACGGGCTTTCTTTCTGCGCTGAAACAGACCGACGCGACGACACTGCTCATTTCCGAGATGACCGATCCGTCATCCTACAGCGACGAGCACTACCTCGCCCACGGCGTCGTCTTCTTCCATAACTTCCTCGAAAACGGGAGCATGACCCGCGGCGTTCAGGTCATCAAGATGCGGGGCACCGCTATCGACTGTGACATCCGCGAAATCTCCTTTTCTGATGCTGGACTGCAGGTTCACACTGACCGGAAAGTGGAGACATGA
- a CDS encoding aldo/keto reductase translates to MVGVGTWDIDGDTVQESVRAGLDAGYAHVDTAEGYKNESEIGEALADYDREDVFLTSKVLPKHLDYESVIEACKASLDRLGTDYLDLYLVHWPNPATSIRETMNAMATLHDQGKVRNVGVSNFSAYQLGAAQHVADVPIAVNQIEYHPWNTQDQVVEFCRDTDTVVEAAAPLCRTEVFADDVIQDLAEKYDRSPAQIILKWAVENDVVVLPKSSSPEHVRQNLALFDWDLGTADRKRIDAIEREQAVYDTGINDWDNDTYGISQ, encoded by the coding sequence ATGGTCGGCGTCGGGACGTGGGACATCGACGGCGACACGGTTCAGGAATCCGTTCGGGCCGGACTCGACGCGGGCTACGCCCACGTCGACACCGCAGAGGGCTACAAGAACGAGAGCGAAATCGGCGAGGCCCTCGCCGACTACGACCGCGAGGACGTGTTCCTCACCTCCAAGGTACTGCCGAAACACCTCGACTACGAGTCGGTCATCGAGGCCTGTAAGGCGTCGCTCGACCGTCTCGGGACTGACTACCTCGATCTGTATCTCGTCCACTGGCCCAACCCCGCGACCTCCATCCGCGAGACGATGAACGCGATGGCGACGCTCCACGATCAGGGGAAAGTCCGCAACGTCGGCGTCTCGAACTTCAGCGCGTACCAGCTCGGGGCCGCCCAGCACGTCGCCGACGTGCCCATCGCCGTCAACCAGATCGAGTACCACCCATGGAACACACAGGACCAGGTCGTCGAGTTCTGCCGCGACACCGACACCGTCGTCGAGGCGGCCGCGCCGCTATGTCGAACGGAGGTGTTTGCTGACGACGTCATTCAGGATCTGGCAGAGAAATACGACAGGTCGCCGGCCCAGATCATCCTGAAGTGGGCGGTCGAGAACGACGTCGTGGTCCTGCCGAAGTCCTCCTCGCCCGAACACGTCCGCCAGAACCTCGCGTTGTTCGACTGGGACCTCGGCACCGCCGACCGCAAGCGCATTGACGCCATCGAGCGCGAACAGGCGGTCTACGACACCGGCATCAACGACTGGGACAACGACACCTACGGCATCTCGCAGTAG
- a CDS encoding zinc ribbon domain-containing protein, with protein MMVSEWLYGAIALLVGLHVLTMLYAYRHRGDPAGATGQGDTDGRRGSATDDSTASIDCPHCGARNKQDYQFCRQCVADLTSGSPQRQPTDRSQPY; from the coding sequence ATGATGGTGAGCGAGTGGCTCTACGGCGCAATCGCGCTTCTCGTGGGGCTCCACGTCCTGACCATGCTGTACGCGTACCGGCACCGCGGTGACCCGGCCGGGGCGACAGGGCAGGGCGATACTGACGGGCGCCGTGGCAGCGCCACCGACGACAGCACTGCATCCATCGACTGTCCTCACTGCGGGGCGAGGAACAAGCAGGACTACCAGTTCTGCCGGCAGTGCGTCGCCGACCTGACGAGCGGGAGCCCACAGCGTCAGCCGACGGACCGAAGCCAGCCGTACTGA
- a CDS encoding PHP domain-containing protein gives MVVADLHVHTTRSDGTLTLDAVPAAARQAGVEVVAVTDHDRLQPALDGPVTQQDGVTLLHGIELRVETETQRLDLLGYGVEPTDELRAECARIQRNRRERGARIIECVEDHLSVSLPVKPRDGLGRPHIARGIAEVSDHTFQSAFDELIGDDCPCYVPRAVPSFERGCAVLSDACGLVGLAHPFRYPDTAVALSKCASLDAVERWYPYGRAVDDSLVDAAIERHNLVPTGGSDAHGETLGDTGLNAAAWDRVETALNV, from the coding sequence ATGGTCGTCGCTGACTTGCACGTACATACTACTCGCTCTGACGGGACACTCACGCTCGATGCGGTCCCGGCCGCCGCGAGACAAGCGGGCGTCGAGGTCGTCGCCGTCACGGACCACGACCGACTCCAGCCTGCACTCGACGGGCCTGTCACCCAGCAGGACGGTGTGACGCTTCTCCACGGCATCGAACTCCGTGTCGAAACCGAAACACAGCGACTGGACCTGCTGGGCTACGGCGTCGAGCCAACCGATGAACTCCGGGCCGAATGTGCACGCATCCAGCGGAACCGCCGCGAGCGCGGCGCGCGAATCATCGAGTGCGTCGAAGACCACTTGAGCGTCTCGCTGCCCGTCAAACCGCGCGATGGCCTCGGTCGGCCACACATCGCCCGCGGGATCGCCGAGGTGTCGGACCACACCTTCCAGTCCGCGTTCGACGAACTCATCGGCGACGACTGCCCCTGTTACGTCCCGCGGGCGGTCCCGTCATTCGAGCGCGGCTGTGCTGTCCTCTCAGACGCGTGCGGGCTTGTCGGTCTCGCACATCCGTTCAGATATCCTGATACGGCGGTCGCACTGTCGAAGTGTGCGTCGCTCGATGCCGTCGAACGGTGGTATCCCTATGGCCGGGCGGTCGACGACAGCCTCGTCGATGCGGCTATCGAGCGACACAACCTCGTCCCGACGGGCGGCAGCGATGCCCACGGCGAGACGCTGGGTGACACTGGTCTGAACGCGGCCGCGTGGGACCGAGTCGAAACGGCACTCAACGTCTGA
- a CDS encoding Gfo/Idh/MocA family protein — protein sequence MRFGVISTAKIARKDVIPGIQRSDHTVAAISSRSRDRASEVAETLGIASAFGDYETMFAEADIDAVYNPLPNALHAEWSQRAADHGLDVLCEKPLTVDTAGAVDLFDYCAEQGITLMEAFMYQFHPRTQRARDIVENELGEIHTVDASFKFPLSDPDDIRLDPELAGGSLMDVGCYAVSAARGFLGEPDRAFAHARDSRDSGVDTNLSGVLSYNDGRVASISCGFDGPRREYYRVETDNGWLEAPNCFGPAHDQSVSLTYSVDGREVTETFEPVDHYQLQVEAFADAIENGETPPIDQAETLGNMRAMDALARSADTGEPVDIASPE from the coding sequence ATGCGCTTTGGGGTCATTTCAACGGCAAAAATCGCGCGCAAAGACGTGATTCCGGGCATCCAGAGGTCGGACCACACGGTCGCGGCAATCAGCTCCAGAAGCCGAGATCGTGCCAGCGAGGTGGCCGAAACGCTGGGTATCGCCAGTGCCTTCGGCGACTACGAGACGATGTTCGCCGAGGCGGACATCGACGCGGTGTACAACCCGCTTCCGAACGCGCTCCATGCCGAGTGGAGCCAGCGGGCCGCCGACCACGGGCTTGACGTGCTCTGTGAGAAGCCGCTGACCGTCGACACGGCCGGGGCAGTGGACCTCTTCGACTACTGTGCCGAACAGGGCATCACGCTAATGGAAGCGTTCATGTATCAGTTCCACCCGCGGACCCAGCGGGCCAGAGACATCGTCGAAAACGAACTGGGCGAGATACACACCGTCGATGCGTCGTTCAAGTTTCCGCTCTCCGATCCCGACGACATCCGTCTGGATCCGGAGCTGGCCGGTGGGAGCCTGATGGACGTGGGCTGTTACGCCGTCAGCGCGGCCAGAGGGTTCCTCGGCGAACCGGACCGGGCGTTTGCTCATGCCCGGGACTCGCGGGACAGTGGCGTTGACACGAACCTCAGCGGCGTCCTCTCGTACAACGATGGGCGGGTCGCCTCTATTTCCTGTGGGTTCGACGGGCCGAGACGGGAGTACTACCGGGTCGAGACCGACAACGGCTGGCTCGAAGCGCCGAACTGCTTCGGCCCGGCCCACGACCAATCCGTCTCGCTGACCTACAGCGTCGATGGCCGCGAGGTCACAGAGACGTTCGAACCAGTCGACCACTACCAGTTGCAGGTTGAGGCATTCGCGGACGCTATCGAAAACGGCGAGACGCCGCCCATCGACCAGGCCGAGACACTGGGGAATATGCGCGCCATGGACGCGCTGGCCAGAAGCGCAGACACCGGCGAACCGGTCGACATCGCCAGCCCCGAGTGA
- a CDS encoding CPBP family intramembrane glutamic endopeptidase, translating into MVRSDFIMEIRRYIVNPAERRLRAPWRVTLWVFLAGFGLVLFSGMIAVVSSVVRETPMVAVVRQITLFASGTAIAVGIGYLLDRRTLPDYGLGFDRQWWRDAAFGLALGVGLPTLVLLAELAVGFVEVSVVLATVDSGPLPLTAFGPPVAVLLLGAFFLVQATTEEVLVRGYLLTNAAEGLAGWIGKRRAVIVATALTGALFGVLHWTNPSASLLSVANITLYGLLLGACYVLTGRLGVASGFHVAWNYTLALLGFPVSGLRMGVTLLSTDATGPTVVTGGGFGPEGGLVALPLLAVGGAGLYWWVRREYGAVKLLDDIATPQLRIRTRSDTANQDG; encoded by the coding sequence ATGGTCAGGTCGGACTTCATCATGGAGATACGGCGCTACATCGTCAATCCCGCCGAGCGCCGGCTGCGAGCGCCGTGGCGGGTCACGCTGTGGGTTTTTCTCGCCGGGTTCGGCCTCGTCCTCTTTTCGGGGATGATCGCAGTGGTATCGTCGGTAGTACGCGAGACACCGATGGTCGCAGTCGTACGCCAGATTACACTCTTTGCTTCCGGAACCGCCATCGCCGTCGGGATCGGCTATCTACTCGACCGGCGAACGCTCCCGGATTACGGGCTAGGATTCGACCGTCAGTGGTGGCGCGACGCGGCCTTCGGCCTCGCGCTCGGGGTGGGGCTTCCCACGCTCGTCCTGCTCGCTGAACTGGCTGTCGGGTTCGTCGAAGTCAGTGTCGTCCTCGCAACCGTCGACAGCGGGCCGCTCCCGCTGACCGCGTTCGGGCCGCCGGTCGCCGTCCTCCTCTTGGGGGCGTTCTTCCTCGTGCAGGCGACTACTGAGGAAGTGCTCGTCCGTGGGTATCTCCTGACGAACGCGGCTGAAGGGCTCGCTGGCTGGATCGGGAAGCGGCGCGCAGTTATCGTCGCAACAGCACTGACGGGTGCACTGTTCGGCGTCCTCCACTGGACGAACCCCAGCGCGTCGCTGCTCAGTGTGGCCAACATCACCCTCTACGGCCTCCTGCTCGGTGCGTGTTACGTCCTGACCGGTCGACTCGGGGTCGCCAGCGGCTTCCACGTCGCCTGGAACTACACGCTCGCACTGCTTGGCTTCCCCGTCAGCGGCCTCCGGATGGGCGTCACCCTCCTTTCGACCGATGCAACTGGTCCCACTGTGGTGACCGGCGGCGGGTTCGGTCCCGAAGGGGGCCTTGTCGCCCTGCCACTGCTCGCCGTCGGCGGGGCCGGACTGTACTGGTGGGTCCGCCGCGAGTACGGCGCGGTCAAATTGCTCGACGACATTGCAACCCCACAGCTCCGGATTCGGACACGGTCCGACACCGCAAACCAAGACGGCTAA
- a CDS encoding DUF6757 family protein — MQCHYCDREADIAVENDGVKVGVCKTHFREQMAELEDADWLEDLDEELDIDRRE, encoded by the coding sequence ATGCAGTGTCACTACTGCGACCGTGAAGCCGACATCGCCGTTGAGAACGACGGTGTCAAGGTCGGTGTCTGCAAGACACACTTCCGTGAACAGATGGCGGAACTGGAAGACGCTGACTGGCTTGAAGACCTCGACGAAGAACTCGATATCGACCGACGCGAGTGA
- a CDS encoding cupin domain-containing protein has translation MEKVSLDAVESRMGPASVKRALAGPLDTDDIALNYYELASGESFGFGYHRHPDQEEVFLVQSGTATFETEDGDVHVSAGEAIRFAPGEWQRGHNEGDERVVALALGAPQEMGDTDMLRHCEDCGGRTHNYVEMTDDRDALVTRCEECDAETGRFT, from the coding sequence ATGGAGAAAGTCAGCCTTGACGCCGTCGAATCGCGAATGGGGCCGGCGTCGGTCAAACGGGCGCTCGCTGGCCCACTCGACACCGACGATATCGCGTTGAACTACTACGAACTGGCATCTGGCGAGTCCTTCGGCTTCGGCTATCACCGCCATCCGGACCAAGAGGAAGTGTTCCTCGTTCAGTCGGGGACAGCGACGTTCGAGACAGAGGACGGCGACGTGCATGTCAGTGCTGGCGAGGCAATCCGCTTCGCTCCCGGCGAGTGGCAACGCGGTCACAACGAGGGTGACGAGCGCGTCGTTGCGCTCGCGCTCGGTGCACCACAGGAAATGGGAGACACGGATATGCTCCGGCACTGCGAGGACTGTGGCGGTCGCACGCACAACTATGTCGAGATGACGGACGACCGTGACGCGCTTGTGACACGCTGCGAGGAATGTGACGCCGAGACCGGTCGGTTCACCTGA
- a CDS encoding type 1 glutamine amidotransferase, which produces MRPRIALLNAAHDGDDNRRNFRRELDADLVEYDVTERELPDTFAFDGCLVTGSRASVYWDEPWIRDLESWVADAIDRDIAFLGVCFGHQLLAHALGGTVESMDEYEIGYRTVEHDGENELLAGVDESFTVFTTHSDRVAEVPPGATTFAENDYGVHGFRKENVFSVQFHPEYDPETAETVTKGKDDQLADERIGAVLDGVTEENYRAACEAKRLFDNFTEFAARHAGDGSGATTAADD; this is translated from the coding sequence ATGAGGCCACGAATCGCCCTGCTGAACGCGGCCCACGACGGCGACGACAATCGCCGGAACTTCCGGCGGGAACTCGACGCCGACCTCGTGGAATACGACGTGACCGAGCGCGAACTGCCCGATACCTTCGCGTTCGACGGCTGTCTGGTCACGGGCAGTCGCGCGTCCGTCTACTGGGACGAGCCCTGGATTCGAGACCTCGAATCCTGGGTCGCGGACGCGATTGACCGAGATATCGCGTTCCTGGGCGTCTGTTTCGGCCACCAGTTGCTCGCACACGCACTCGGCGGCACTGTCGAATCGATGGACGAGTACGAGATCGGCTACCGGACGGTCGAGCACGACGGCGAGAACGAACTGCTCGCTGGCGTCGACGAGTCCTTCACCGTCTTCACGACGCACTCGGACCGCGTCGCCGAGGTGCCACCGGGCGCAACCACGTTCGCCGAGAACGACTACGGCGTCCACGGGTTCCGGAAAGAGAACGTCTTTTCGGTGCAGTTCCATCCGGAGTACGACCCCGAGACGGCCGAGACAGTGACGAAGGGCAAGGACGACCAGCTCGCCGACGAGCGCATCGGAGCGGTGCTTGACGGCGTTACAGAAGAGAACTATCGCGCCGCTTGCGAGGCCAAGCGGCTGTTCGACAACTTCACCGAGTTCGCCGCGCGTCACGCGGGTGACGGGTCCGGTGCGACCACCGCTGCCGACGACTAA